In the genome of Dermacentor silvarum isolate Dsil-2018 chromosome 1, BIME_Dsil_1.4, whole genome shotgun sequence, one region contains:
- the LOC119442768 gene encoding carotenoid isomerooxygenase, which translates to MAASQETSSAPTIDAKKFYRRSCTPEVSEPVTGMLLGDLPAWLQGRLLRNGPGLSSFGPDHYNHAFDCPALLREFSIENGRVLYQNRFLRSKAYVRNRRANRIVVSEFGTVAHPDPCATVFERLASYFYPDLSDNAMVNVILLGDEVYAMTETPDMIRVDPETLETLEKKSLSKMVAVHSATSHPLLDPDDGAMYNIGTQVSTRPSFMLVQFLPGGTESLVDRVRAVGTIPLQSRISVPYIHSFAMTEKWVVVLEQPTSMHLPSMFASRYLGYKALMNAMQFDAKKNVRFHVMNKKTGELHPTVFESTAFFIFHHINAFEQGDELVVDLICLEDDSIIRSFDYTVNTHMAFQLGHLRRFSLPLNRSPGERVMIQPRELAKGKLRGELPRINNNRNGKPYKYTYSLSNVEGEEHRAFVSKLDVTTGDWLHWERQGWFPSEPVFVARPGAVEEDDGVILSSLLHEDDEKKLALVVLDAKTLEQLALAEFHCPSSIPADFHGCFLEKQA; encoded by the coding sequence ATGGCAGCAAGCCAGGAAACGTCATCGGCTCCCACCATCGATGCGAAAAAGTTTTACCGCCGATCGTGCACGCCCGAAGTTTCGGAGCCGGTCACGGGCATGCTACTGGGGGACCTACCAGCGTGGCTTCAAGGTAGGCTTTTACGGAACGGTCCGGGATTGTCTTCGTTTGGCCCCGACCACTACAACCACGCATTCGACTGCCCCGCTCTGTTGAGGGAGTTCAGCATCGAGAATGGTCGAGTGCTTTACCAGAACCGCTTCCTGCGAAGCAAAGCGTACGTGCGCAACCGGAGGGCAAACAGAATCGTTGTTTCCGAGTTCGGAACCGTGGCGCATCCTGACCCTTGTGCCACCGTATTCGAGCGGCTGGCGTCCTACTTCTACCCGGACTTGTCGGACAACGCTATGGTGAACGTGATCCTACTGGGCGACGAGGTGTACGCCATGACGGAGACACCTGATATGATTCGAGTCGACCCTGAGACGTTGGAGACTCTGGAGAAGAAAAGCTTGAGTAAAATGGTGGCTGTGCACAGTGCCACCTCTCACCCCCTTTTAGACCCTGACGATGGCGCTATGTACAATATTGGTACGCAAGTAAGTACGCGTCCTTCCTTCATGCTTGTTCAATTTCTTCCTGGTGGAACCGAAAGCTTGGTGGACCGTGTCAGAGCCGTGGGAACGATACCGTTGCAATCTCGCATATCTGTACCGTACATCCACAGTTTCGCAATGACTGAAAAGTGGGTGGTAGTGCTGGAGCAGCCAACGTCCATGCATCTGCCTTCCATGTTCGCGTCGAGGTACCTGGGCTACAAGGCGCTCATGAACGCAATGCAGTTTGATGCTAAGAAGAACGTCCGCTTTCACGTAATGAACAAGAAGACGGGGGAGCTTCACCCCACTGTGTTTGAGTCAACCGCATTTTTCATTTTCCACCACATCAACGCCTTCGAACAGGGCGACGAACTCGTGGTCGACCTAATATGTTTGGAGGATGACAGCATCATCCGGAGCTTCGACTACACGGTGAACACTCACATGGCATTCCAGTTGGGCCACTTGCGCCGCTTTTCGCTGCCTCTCAATCGAAGCCCGGGCGAACGTGTCATGATTCAACCGCGGGAACTAGCCAAGGGAAAGCTGCGCGGGGAACTTCCACGAATCAATAACAACCGTAATGGAAAACCATACAAGTATACTTACAGCCTCAGCAACGTCGAAGGCGAAGAACACAGGGCGTTCGTCTCCAAGCTTGATGTCACTACGGGCGATTGGCTGCACTGGGAAAGACAGGGGTGGTTCCCCTCAGAACCTGTCTTCGTAGCGCGTCCAGGTGCTGTTGAAGAGGACGATGGTGTCATCTTGAGCTCCCTTCTCCACGAGGACGACGAAAAGAAGCTGGCTTTGGTGGTATTGGACGCGAAAACGCTCGAACAACTTGCCCTTGCAGAATTTCACTGCCCATCCTCAATTCCAGCAGATTTTCACGGATGCTTTCTTGAGAAA